The region ATAAATCTTTCCCGGTCAAGACCTTAAAACTGCTACTGGGAGAAAGAGAGGACCTTTCCAAAAGCTGTTTCTCTGTGTTATGGgctttttatttcaaattttcTGTCAACACTGGTTGTTTCAGAACTCCTGGCATAACTCTTTTTAAAAACTCTGTATTCTAAAATCattgattcccccctcccccccgcaatTACTCTGGCTATTAATGTCATTTCCCTCCGCTTCCGCCTATTCGGTTTAGCTGTCCTAGTAAGATTGTATCATAGAAACTGGCCAGTCAGGTATTCTGGGCTATTACCATGGAGTGCTCTCGCCATCCTTCAGCAGCCTCTAAAGGGAAATATCTAACttgggaaaacttttttttttttttaagatgataCTCATGCAGCAAACTGGCTCTTTACAAGACAACgtgggtggctctgaaaagagcctttgggtTTCTGGTTTCCGACCTCTCCGCGCGACAAAGCTTTACTTGCCCTTGGCCGCCTTGTGACTCTCGGTCTTCTTAGGCAGTAGTACCGCCTGGATGTTAGGCAGCACGCCGCCCTGCGCGATGGTGACTCTCCCCAGCAGTTTGTTCAGCTCTTCGTCGTTGCGGATGGCCAGCTGCAAGTGCCTGGGGATGATGCGGGTCTTCTTGTTATCGCGCGCGGCATTGCCAGCCAGCTCCAGGATCTCGGCGGTCAGATACTCCAGCACCGCTGCCAGATAGACTGGGGCGCCGGCACCTACCCTCTCAGCGTAGTTGCCCTTCCGCAGCAACCTGTGTACGCGCCCCACGGGAAACTGCAGCCCCGCCCGGGACGAGCGAGTCTTAGCCTTAGCCCGAGCTTTACCCCCTTGCTTGCCACGTCCAGACATTTCGAAGAGCTTCAATAAGAAATAGCTGAAAGAACTGGAAAGTGGAAACATCCGCCACCCGGCCATTTTTTATACTCCTTAAGTGCTTCTGACACTCCTTGGCGATTGGTTAAGGACCTCAATCCGGCCTGTCTCAACTATTATCATAATAGGCTGACAAATAGGCCAATCCGAGGGCTGCCAGGCTGTCTGATGACGTGTCACTAGCCTAGACCAAATagcaggagagaggctgagggctagtaatttgcatgtgtaaagccTATAAATAGCAATCGAAGGCTTTTGTGTGTTTGAAATTTTCGTTCAGCTTGTTACCTCGCCATGCCTGAACCAGCCAAATCCGCTCCCGCGCCCAAGAAGGGCTCCAAGAAAGCTGTGAGCAAGACTCAGAAGAAGGATGGCAAAAAgcgcaagagaagcaggaaggagaGCTACGCCATCTACGTGTATAAAGTGCTGAAGCAGGTTCATCCGGACACTGGCATTTCCTCCAAAGCCATGAACATCATGAATTCCTTCGTGAATGACATCTTTGAGCGCATCGCTGGAGAAGCCTCCCGGCTCGCTCACTATAACAAGCGCTCCACCATCACTTCCAGGGAAATCCAGACCGCAGTTCGTCTGCTGCTGCCGGGTGAGCTGGCCAAGCACGCGGTGTCCGAGGGCACCAAGGCTGTCACCAAGTACACCAGCTCCAAGTAATGGCGGCCTCAGCCTACAGCTTCGGCACACAGAAAGAacccaaaggctcttttcagagccacccacTTGCTTCACATAAAGCGCTTTTAACTTCTTGCTAAACTTCTTTTTTAACTTCTTGCTGTACCAGTAGGGCTGGCCCAAAAGTAgcaatactttttactttatCTCAGGGAAGGGAAATCAAGTCTTTTCATGGTTCCCTCATCACACAAACATTCTCTGTTTCCCTCATCACACAAATTCTTCCTCCGGGCTTtctattttcccacctatttgcaggctcaatgtggcttacagagtatgggcTCCGAGACTTGGGGTTACCCATGTTTCCCTCATCAC is a window of Microcaecilia unicolor chromosome 11, aMicUni1.1, whole genome shotgun sequence DNA encoding:
- the LOC115480308 gene encoding histone H2A type 1-E, whose translation is MSGRGKQGGKARAKAKTRSSRAGLQFPVGRVHRLLRKGNYAERVGAGAPVYLAAVLEYLTAEILELAGNAARDNKKTRIIPRHLQLAIRNDEELNKLLGRVTIAQGGVLPNIQAVLLPKKTESHKAAKGK
- the LOC115480973 gene encoding histone H2B type 2-E, producing MPEPAKSAPAPKKGSKKAVSKTQKKDGKKRKRSRKESYAIYVYKVLKQVHPDTGISSKAMNIMNSFVNDIFERIAGEASRLAHYNKRSTITSREIQTAVRLLLPGELAKHAVSEGTKAVTKYTSSK